In Brachypodium distachyon strain Bd21 chromosome 2, Brachypodium_distachyon_v3.0, whole genome shotgun sequence, one genomic interval encodes:
- the LOC100836553 gene encoding beta-glucuronosyltransferase GlcAT14A, with amino-acid sequence MGAADKWLLPLVSVSFVSLMLFLSALSGFTASSALFARLPPPSYVRRGAAAPPSFAYLLAGGRGDGRRLLRLLLAVYHPRNQYLLHLSADAPDSERAELAAAVARSAPAVRAFGNVDVVGRPAAGTPMGSSGLAATLRAAAALLRLDSEWDWFVTLNAADYPLVTQDDLIHVFSSVPRHLNFIDHTSDIGWKESQRVQPVIVDAGIYLAGRNQFFQATEKRATPDGFKFFTGSPWVILNRRFLEYCIFGWENLPRTLLMYFTNVMLPLEGYFHSVVCNSDYRNSTVNNDLRYVAWDDPPQMEPRFLNMTHYDEIVDSGLPFARKFQENEHLLDKIDEKILRRWRHRPAPGAWCTGRKRWFNDPCSQWSNVNIVRPGPQAEKLQRYMNRILEESKSSNNSCTQ; translated from the exons aTGGGGGCTGCGGACAAGTGGCTGCTCCCGCTCGTATCCGTCTCCTTCGTCTCGCTGATGCTCTTCCTCTCCGCGCTCTCGGGCTTCACGGCCTCCTCCGCGCTCTTCGcgcgcctcccgccgccctcCTACGTGCGCCGGGgagccgcggcgccgccgtccttcGCCTACCTCCTCGCGGGCGGGCGCGGGGACGGGCGGAGGCtcctgcggctgctgctggccgtCTACCACCCCAGGAACCAGTACCTGCTCCACCTCTCCGCCGACGCGCCCGACTCCGAGCgcgccgagctcgccgccgccgtcgcgcgcTCCGCCCCCGCCGTGCGCGCCTTCGGGAACGTCGACGTCGTCGGCCGCCCCGCCGCGGGCACCCCGATGGGGTCCTccggcctcgccgccaccctccgcgccgccgccgcgctgctccgGTTGGATTCCGAGTGGGACTGGTTCGTCACGCTCAACGCCGCCGATTACCCCCTTGTCACCCAGGACG ACTTGATTCATGTCTTCTCCTCTGTGCCAAGGCACCTCAACTTCATTGATCACACTAGTGATATTGGATGGAAAGA ATCTCAGAGAGTGCAGCCAGTCATAGTAGATGCTGGGATTTACTTGGCTGGGAGGAATCAGTTCTTCCAGGCCACTGAGAAACGGGCAACTCCAGATGGTTTCAAATTCTTCACAG GTTCGCCATGGGTCATTCTAAACCGGCGCTTTTTAGAGTATTGCATTTTTGGATGGGAGAACCTCCCTCGAACTCTTCTCATGTACTTCACAAACGTGATGCTGCCTCTGGAAGGGTATTTCCACTCAGTCGTATGCAACTCGGACTATCGCAATTCCACAGTGAACAATGACTTGCGGTATGTGGCGTGGGACGATCCGCCTCAGATGGAACCCCGTTTTCTAAACATGACACATTATGATGAGATAGTGGATAGTGGGCTGCCCTTTGCTAGGAAGTTTCAAGAGAATGAACATCTATTGGACAAGATTGATGAGAAAATACTCCGGCGTTGGCGTCACAGACCTGCTCCTGGTGCCTGGTGCACAGGCAGAAAGAGGTGGTTCAATGATCCATGTTCCCAGTGGAGCAACGTCAACATTGTAAGACCTGGACCCCAAGCTGAGAAGTTACAAAGATACATGAACCGGATCTTGGAAGAGTCAAAGTCAAGCAACAACTCGTGCACGCAATAG
- the LOC104582993 gene encoding uncharacterized protein LOC104582993 produces MGSTDKEADDATSDVESTEEECSCPEPECAFEGGPTPVLEHLEDAHARPIDDVKYGQPWNFMLPLSRPWHVATGLGEDDGTGFFVTQKAAEPGGGMSTGAVSLICVRDAARTGPRPLYRCKMTLESLRGDKKKKNRVTTQASVCDRMHLEVPQEMMLARETLAVSIEIEKFLPGADTHGDNASGSVPRPKRTRKLPARLKS; encoded by the exons ATGGGCAGCACGGACAAG GAGGCCGACGACGCTACGAGTGATGTGGAGTCGACGGAGGAGGAGTGCTCATGCCCGGAGCCCGAATGCGCGTTCGAGGGCGGCCCAACGCCGGTGCTCGAGCACTTGGAAGACGCCCACGCGCGGCCCATCGACGACGTGAAGTACGGTCAGCCATGGAACTTCATGCTGCCACTCTCCCGGCCATGGCACGTCGCCACCGGGCTCGGGGAAGACGACGGCACCGGCTTCTTCGTCACACAGAAGGCGGCCgagcccggcggcggcatgtCCACGGGCGCCGTGTCGCTGATCTGCGTCAGGGATGCTGCCCGCACGGGGCCGCGGCCGCTGTACCGGTGCAAGATGACATTGGAGTCACTCAGAggggacaagaagaagaagaacagggTCACTACTCAGGCCTCGGTCTGCGACAGGATGCACCTGGAGGTGCCTCAGGAGATGATGCTGGCTCGCGAAACGCTGGCGGTCAGCATCGAAATTGAGAAGTTTCTGCCTGGTGCTGACACACATGGTGACAATGCAAGCGGGTCGGTGCCCAGGCCCAAGAGGACGAGGAAGCTGCCGGCTAGGCTTAAAAGCTGA
- the LOC100821484 gene encoding uncharacterized protein LOC100821484 isoform X3, which translates to MGQRDTRPTSIQTMGSTNKAEATRAVENSAVEEEEEDYSCPDPGCLFEGDARVVVEHLADAHAHPIYDVKYGEPWNFTLQLSWPLDVIFGVGEDDRSTFCKHKEAAPSAARSVSLHVCVRDPQPQQYRCKMTLEDDNNNNKVTTEPAVCDRVLQLEVPQEIMLSGAETLSVSVQIEQLLYAADNAGGSVRRPKRTRRLPARLASGDWVY; encoded by the exons ATGGGTCAACGGGATACTCGCCCGACATCGATCCAGACCATGGGCAGCACGAACAAG GCTGAGGCTACGCGTGCTGTGGAGAATTCTgctgtggaggaggaggaggaggactacTCTTGCCCGGATCCCGGCTGCTTGTTCGAGGGCGACGCAAGGGTGGTGGTCGAGCACTTGGCCGACGCCCACGCGCACCCCATCTACGACGTCAAGTACGGCGAGCCCTGGAACTTCACCCTGCAGCTCTCGTGGCCATTGGACGTCATCTTCGGGGTCGGGGAGGACGACCGAAGCACCTTCTGTAAGCATAAG GAGGCCGCGCCCAGCGCGGCCAGGAGCGTCTCGCTGCACGTCTGCGTCAGGGacccgcagccgcagcagtaCCGGTGCAAGATGACGCTGGAGgacgacaacaacaacaacaaggtCACTACTGAGCCCGCGGTCTGCGACAGGGTGCTGCAGCTGGAGGTGCCTCAGGAGATAATGCTGTCTGGCGCCGAAACGCTGTCTGTCAGCGTCCAGATCGAGCAGCTTCTGTATGCTGCTGACAATGCAGGCGGCTCGGTGCGCAGGCCCAAGAGGACGAGGAGGCTGCCCGCCAGGCTTGCAAGCGGAGACTGGGTTTACTGA
- the LOC100821484 gene encoding uncharacterized protein LOC100821484 isoform X2, with protein sequence MGQRDTRPTSIQTMGSTNKKAEATRAVENSAVEEEEEDYSCPDPGCLFEGDARVVVEHLADAHAHPIYDVKYGEPWNFTLQLSWPLDVIFGVGEDDRSTFCKHKEAAPSAARSVSLHVCVRDPQPQQYRCKMTLEDDNNNNKVTTEPAVCDRVLQLEVPQEIMLSGAETLSVSVQIEQLLYAADNAGGSVRRPKRTRRLPARLASGDWVY encoded by the exons ATGGGTCAACGGGATACTCGCCCGACATCGATCCAGACCATGGGCAGCACGAACAAG AAGGCTGAGGCTACGCGTGCTGTGGAGAATTCTgctgtggaggaggaggaggaggactacTCTTGCCCGGATCCCGGCTGCTTGTTCGAGGGCGACGCAAGGGTGGTGGTCGAGCACTTGGCCGACGCCCACGCGCACCCCATCTACGACGTCAAGTACGGCGAGCCCTGGAACTTCACCCTGCAGCTCTCGTGGCCATTGGACGTCATCTTCGGGGTCGGGGAGGACGACCGAAGCACCTTCTGTAAGCATAAG GAGGCCGCGCCCAGCGCGGCCAGGAGCGTCTCGCTGCACGTCTGCGTCAGGGacccgcagccgcagcagtaCCGGTGCAAGATGACGCTGGAGgacgacaacaacaacaacaaggtCACTACTGAGCCCGCGGTCTGCGACAGGGTGCTGCAGCTGGAGGTGCCTCAGGAGATAATGCTGTCTGGCGCCGAAACGCTGTCTGTCAGCGTCCAGATCGAGCAGCTTCTGTATGCTGCTGACAATGCAGGCGGCTCGGTGCGCAGGCCCAAGAGGACGAGGAGGCTGCCCGCCAGGCTTGCAAGCGGAGACTGGGTTTACTGA
- the LOC100821484 gene encoding uncharacterized protein LOC100821484 isoform X1, with translation MPTDAGTSGAAAGRNSAPATFPRLDRSDYSMWAMKMEVAMESQEIWDAVDPGGNTYAKGAANYRIDRLALAAIHAAVPNDVLQHLKGKKSAKDAWDTIKTLHQGHERVREANLQTLLKNYESLKMGEDEAVDAFAARVRTLVNGIRDLGETLSEISVVRRFLRAASPKYIQIVTSIEQCVDLKTLTVEDLVGRYKAHDERLRMVFGDGKDDEHLMMTRAQWFAMAARKTGDSSSSSGRRDQAKGGGRAQAKKAPQGTEEKGAAPKKKFDRKKVRCHNCGIYGHFKSECRKPQKEKAYMAREEDDDPALLMVEMCELMEEGQEEVIEEKSESVTLLKRKSTYMIKQE, from the coding sequence ATGCCGACGGATGCGGGGACGTCGGGAGCCGCGGCTGGAAGGAACTCAGCACCGGCGACGTTTCCAAGGCTCGATCGCAGCGACTACAGCATGTGGGcaatgaagatggaggtggCTATGGAATCTCAAGAGATCTGGGACGCAGTCGACCCTGGTGGCAACACGTACGCCAAAGGAGCGGCGAACTATCGCATTGATCGCCTGGCGTTGGCGGCCATCCATGCGGCTGTGCCGAACGATGTGCTACAACACCTGAAGGGAAAGAAATCTGCGAAGGATGCATGGGATACGATCAAGACCCTACATCAAGGACACGAGCGTGTCCGGGAGGCAAACCTTCAAACCTTGCTGAAGAATTATGAGAGTTTGAAGATgggagaagacgaggcggTCGACGCGTTCGCAGCGCGTGTAAGGACGCTCGTTAACGGGATCCGCGACCTAGGCGAGACACTCTCCGAGATCTCCGTGGTTAGGCGGTTCCTACGCGCGGCATCACCAAAGTATATCCAGATCGTAACCTCAATCGAGCAGTGTGTCGATCTGAAGACCCTCACggtggaggacttggtggggCGCTACAAGGCGCACGATGAACGACTCCGGATGGTGTTTGGAGACGGCAAAGATGACGAGCATCTGATGATGACCCGTGCGCAGTGGTTTGCTATGGCCGCAAGGAAAACTGGCGATTCGTCATCGTCCagtggaagaagagatcaagctaaaggaggaggtcgagcacAAGCAAAGAAAGCTCCTCAAGGTACCGAGGAGAAAGGTGCGGCCCCCAAGAAAAAGTTTGATCGCAAGAAGGTTAGGTGCCACAACTGTGGAATATACGGGCACTTCAAGTCAGAGTGCCGAAAGCCACAGAAAGAGAAAGCATATATGgccagggaagaagatgatgatccgGCGCTGCTGATGGTAGAGATGTGCGAGCTGATGGAAGAAGGTCAAGAGGAAGTCATCGAGGAGAAGTCTGAGTCCGTAACCTTGTTGAAAAGAAAGTCTACCTACATGATAAAGCAAGAGTGA